Proteins encoded by one window of Haematobia irritans isolate KBUSLIRL chromosome 2, ASM5000362v1, whole genome shotgun sequence:
- the LOC142227602 gene encoding uncharacterized protein LOC142227602 yields the protein MNYQENNTPLSTSSPDFHGFDNEPRNMQVHATSSDDVFVRGTTTTACSVPSTLFTPASLAANHFSPYTHYVTFPQYNTPSVTQPIQMYQQQHFVTNSVKDIVSILPSFDPADKSITSCKFIQRIEQLRRSYGWDDGVLLFAVQTKLHGMAKLWIDSSVEIFSSWDQFVEVFLTEFPSIINVAEIHMKLMNMRRAYGETPENFYYRMLSVARTGGLDDQSIIKYVINGVNDNDLKRVLSVMNFPTCSELLRTILNYSSYNESYNPKSKSVNRKMSDKVDVGDLTISATKSKQEIACYNCRKPGHISRECPEPQKRLRCEICSRTGHSTSECRNNDTKYSGSARSLVRRSIAADLGNSEKCYVRLVGFGGGQYECTERIAAEVKIDVTLEGSLLIVEDEKLGCDILVGRDFLCSDNTCVVFNGRNCYVQEKNINNINETLSGETVENLDKVIKRFEGRFASEAKDIGRCNLVKMSIRLSTDEPICMKPYRLPFARRSIVREIINDMINAGIIRPSTSPFSSPIVLNEKKNGEFRMCVDYRRLNKVTIRQPFPMPIIEDIMAQLAGSKYFTTLDMKMGYHQIEVEESSKALTAFITQEGHYEFNRMPSV from the exons ATGAATTATCAGGAAAATAATACTCCGTTGAGTACGTCGTCTCCGGATTTTCATGGCTTTGATAATGAACCACGGAACATGCAAGTGCATGCAACATCATCTGACGACGTTTTTGTCAGGGGAACAACTACGACGGCATGTAGTGTTCCTAGTACTTTA TTTACACCAGCTTCGTTGGCTGCAAATCATTTTAGTCCATATACACACTACGTTACATTCCCACAATATAACACACCATCTGTGACGCAACCAATTCAAATGTACCAACAACAACACTTTGTTACGAATAGTGTGAAGGATATTGTATCGATACTTCCATCATTTGATCCAGCCGATAAATCGATAACTTCGTGCAAATTTATTCAACGTATCGAACAGCTGAGACGATCATATGGGTGGGATGACGGCGTATTGCTTTTTGCAGTGCAAACAAAACTACACGGTATGGCGAAATTGTGGATAGACTCgagtgtagaaattttttcttcgtgGGACCAATTCGTTGAGGTGTTTTTAACGGAATTTCCTTCAATTATTAATGTTGCCGAGATTCATATGAAATTAATGAATATGCGACGAGCGTACGGAGAGACaccggaaaatttttattatagaatGCTATCGGTTGCCAGAACGGGTGGATTGGACGatcaatctataataaaatacgTTATAAACGGTGTGAACGATAACGATTTGAAACGCGTTTTGTCGGTTATGAATTTTCCGACATGTTCAGAACTTTTGAGAACAATTCTTAATTACAGTAGTTATAACGAAAGCTACAACCCAAAATCGAAAAGTGTCAACAGGAAAATGAGTGACAAAGTGGATGTCGGTGATTTAACAATTTCAGCGACGAAATCTAAACAAGAGATAGCGTGTTATAATTGCCGAAAACCGGGTCATATATCTCGCGAGTGCCCTGAGCCACAGAAACGATTACGTTGTGAAATATGTTCACGTACGGGACATAGCACATCTGAGTGCAGGAACAACGACACAAAAT ACAGTGGTAGTGCGCGTAGCCTAGTCAGAAGGTCCATAGCCGCGGATCTTGGAAATAGTGAAAAGTGTTATGTACGACTTGTTGGTTTTGGTGGCGGTCAATATGAATGCACTGAGAGAATAGCCGCCGAAGTGAAAATCGATGTCACCCTCGAGGGTTCACTTTTGATAGTTGAAGACGAAAAACTCGGTTGCGATATTTTAGTTGGCAGAGATTTCTTATGTTCGGACAATACATGCGTTGTTTTCAATGGTCGGAACTGTTATGTTCAagagaaaaatattaataacataAACGAAACCCTCTCCGGTGAGACGgtggaaaatttggacaaagtgatTAAAAGATTTGAAGGACGATTCGCATCCGAAGCTAAAGATATTGGAAGGTGTAATCTCGTGAAAATGAGCATACGGCTATCGACGGACGAGCCTATTTGTATGAAACCCTACCGATTACCTTTTGCAAGAAGATCCATAGTGCGGGAAATCATAAACGATATGATTAATGCGGGAATAATACGACCATCCACATCACCGTTTTCGTCACCAATAGTGTTGAATGAGAAAAAGAACGGAGAATTTCGAATGTGCGTTGACTACCGACGTTTAAACAAGGTTACGATTCGACAACCATTCCCGATGCCTATAATCGAGGATATTATGGCACAACTCGCAGGTAGTAAGTATTTCACGACTTTAGATATGAAGATGGGTTACCATCAGATCGAGGTAGAGGAGTCATCTAAAGCTCTCACCGCTTTTATCACACAGGAAGGGCACTACGAGTTCAACCGTATGCCTTCGGTTTAG